ACTCTGCGCGCCGGGCGAAGCTGCGCGGTTCATCGAGGGCGGGACGCGCACTGCGATCGATGGCGAACTGCCGCTCAACACCAGCGGGGGCCAGCTCTCGGCCGGGCGGTTCCACGGCTATGGCCATACCCACGAGGCCTGCACCCAGCTCTGGGGCCGCGGCGGCGGCCGGCAGGTCCAAGACGCGCAGACCTGCATGGCCGTCAACGGCGGTTACGGCTACGGTGCGATGCTGCTGAGGCGCGACTGATGCCGCCCCGGAGCGAGTCGCAATCTTGACTCGCCAGTTCAGAACTGTGATAATGCGTTCACGATTTCGAATTATATGAATAAGCAGCTTGGGAAGGAGCTTGTAAGATGAGCGAAGCTGATCCGAAATTTGGCAGCGCCCTCAAGGAAGACTGGACCCTGGGTCCGATCTTCGACGCCGACGCGCACATCGATCCGCCCTACGACATGTGGAAGGAATATCTTCCCAACCACCTCAAGCCGCGTGCCCCCGTCATCGAGGCGCGCGACGATGCGGACTACATCGTCTTCGAGGGCAACAGCCGCCCGGTGATGATGATCAACAACCAGGCCGGCCGCACGGGCAAGGACTTCAAGATGAAGGGCCGCCTGTCCGAGCAGCGCAACACCTATGACCCGCAGAAGCGCCTTGCCGACATGGACCTCGACGGCATCGACCAGGCGATCCTGTTCGGCGGCGGCCCGCTCGGCACTTTCGACAACGAACTCTACCTCGCCAGCTTCGAGGCTTTCTCGAACTGGGTGATGGACTGGGCGTCGAACGCCCCGCACCGCCTGTTCCCGGTCGGTCACTCGCCGATGCGCGACATCGACGAGACGATCGAGCACGTGAAGCGCCTCGCCAAGATGGGCTTCAAGATGGTCCAGCTGCCGGCCTTCCCGCAGAACCCGGATGCCTGGAAGACCACGTCCGAGATCAAGAACATGAAGTCGGGCCAGGTCTCGGCCCAGACCGGCGACCCGAAGGGCGCGCTGCAGTACTACCAGCCCGAGTTCGACAGGCTCTGGAAGGTGCTCAGCGACCTCGGCATGGTCATCACCTTCCACCTCGGCGGCCGCGTCCCGCGCTTCGGCGAGAAGCAGCACTTCCTGCCCGACATGCCGATGTCGAAGCTGGCGATGGCCGAACCGATCGGCATCTTCATCTTCAACGGCATTTTCGACCGCTTCCCCGATCTGCGCATCGGCTCCATGGAAAGCGGCGTGGGCTGGTTCTCGTGGTATGCCGAATACTGCGACCGTACCTGGGAAAAGCAGCGCTACTGGACCGAGAGCGTGATCGACAAGCTGCCCAGCTACTTCATGGACCAGAACGTCTGGGGCTCGTTCATCCAGGACCGCGCCGGCATTCTCCTGCGTGACCTGCCCGGCGGCAAGAACATCATGTGGTCGTCGGACTACCCGCATTCGGAAACGACTTTCCCGAACAGCCACGCGATCATCAAGCGCGACTTCGCCGGCGTTCCCGACAAGGACATTCAGGACATCGTCTGCAACAATGCCAAGCGGCTCCTGCGAC
The window above is part of the Novosphingobium sp. G106 genome. Proteins encoded here:
- a CDS encoding amidohydrolase family protein gives rise to the protein MSEADPKFGSALKEDWTLGPIFDADAHIDPPYDMWKEYLPNHLKPRAPVIEARDDADYIVFEGNSRPVMMINNQAGRTGKDFKMKGRLSEQRNTYDPQKRLADMDLDGIDQAILFGGGPLGTFDNELYLASFEAFSNWVMDWASNAPHRLFPVGHSPMRDIDETIEHVKRLAKMGFKMVQLPAFPQNPDAWKTTSEIKNMKSGQVSAQTGDPKGALQYYQPEFDRLWKVLSDLGMVITFHLGGRVPRFGEKQHFLPDMPMSKLAMAEPIGIFIFNGIFDRFPDLRIGSMESGVGWFSWYAEYCDRTWEKQRYWTESVIDKLPSYFMDQNVWGSFIQDRAGILLRDLPGGKNIMWSSDYPHSETTFPNSHAIIKRDFAGVPDKDIQDIVCNNAKRLLRLS